In a single window of the Patescibacteria group bacterium genome:
- a CDS encoding NYN domain-containing protein — MIIKYKDQRVAIFFDIQNLYHSAKNLYQARVDFKEVLRAAVANRRLIRAIAYVVKSDVVEGEASFFEALQNIGIELRIKELQIYPDGLKKADWDVGLAVDAIRMAPSVDSIILVTGDGDFLPLVDYLKGIGKIVEVVAFGRSASSKLKEVADDFIDLEKNPQKFLIKSSLIKKSKNKIFKQNY; from the coding sequence ATGATTATTAAATATAAAGATCAAAGAGTGGCAATTTTTTTTGATATCCAAAATCTTTATCATTCAGCAAAAAATCTTTATCAAGCGCGTGTTGATTTTAAAGAAGTTTTGAGAGCGGCAGTAGCCAATCGTAGATTAATTAGGGCAATTGCCTACGTTGTAAAAAGTGATGTTGTTGAAGGAGAAGCATCTTTTTTTGAAGCGCTTCAAAATATCGGAATTGAATTAAGAATTAAAGAATTGCAAATTTATCCTGATGGCTTAAAAAAGGCTGATTGGGATGTTGGTTTAGCTGTTGATGCTATTCGCATGGCCCCTTCAGTTGATAGTATAATTCTCGTTACGGGCGATGGCGATTTTTTGCCATTAGTTGATTATCTGAAAGGAATAGGTAAAATAGTAGAGGTTGTTGCTTTTGGTCGCAGCGCTTCATCAAAATTAAAAGAGGTGGCTGATGATTTTATTGATTTAGAAAAAAATCCACAAAAATTTTTAATAAAAAGTTCTTTAATAAAAAAGTCGAAAAATAAAATTTTTAAACAAAATTATTAA
- the rpsO gene encoding 30S ribosomal protein S15, translating into MLKKGEKTKLISKYRKHEKDTGSAEVQIALLTQQINKLTAHLKKHPKDNHSRRGLLKMVSKRKKLLNFLQKESIRRYNKLTKTLGLK; encoded by the coding sequence ATGCTAAAGAAAGGAGAGAAAACAAAATTAATTAGCAAATACAGAAAACACGAGAAAGACACGGGGTCGGCAGAAGTTCAAATTGCTTTATTAACCCAACAAATCAATAAATTAACTGCCCATCTAAAAAAACACCCCAAAGATAATCATTCACGACGTGGACTATTAAAAATGGTTTCTAAAAGAAAAAAACTTCTCAATTTTCTTCAAAAAGAATCTATTCGCCGTTACAATAAATTAACGAAAACTTTGGGATTAAAATAG